From a region of the Lactuca sativa cultivar Salinas chromosome 4, Lsat_Salinas_v11, whole genome shotgun sequence genome:
- the LOC111878514 gene encoding uncharacterized protein LOC111878514 — MATHTRFAAALVEVVSSTIHIRLLLILMILIVSGNTGVLGGKNARIHIPDELDDVVDDEEDEAWKEWGRKKKVAEEPFDPPPTDFSEMDLAKMQDEMMKRQHGPSFGFVKLRFGVRRTPDMITEIAMKWSKIARTGAIEVKFMGVDVSTIMFTLEKGQDTLELKEFILSQPEAYEIKIGDRLFRRPGDPSFDDVFADDYNKKNNIHPSIHEHEKDEL, encoded by the exons ATGGCGACTCATACGAGATTCGCGGCGGCGCTGGTGGAGGTGGTGTCTTCTACGATCCACATCCGTCTCCTACTCATCCTTATGATTCTAATTGTATCTGGAAACACCGGCGTATTAGGCGGGAAAAATGCGAGGATTCATATTCCTGATGAACTAGATGATGTGGTGGACGACGAGGAGGATGAAGCGTGGAAGGAATGGGGACGGAAGAAGAAAGTAGCAGAAGAGCCGTTTGATCCGCCACCGACGGATTTCTCGGAGATGGACTTGGCTAAGATGCAGGATGAGATGATGAAACGTCAGCACGGACCGTCATTTGGCTTCGTTAAGCTTCGGTTTGGCGTTCGGCGAACTCCG GATATGATAACGGAAATTGCAATGAAATGGAGCAAAATTGCAAGAACAGGAGCCATTGAGGTGAAATTTATGGGTGTTGATGTGAGCACAATCATGTTCACTCTGGAAAAAGGCCAAGACACTCTAGAG TTGAAAGAATTTATATTAAGTCAACCAGAGGCATATGAGATTAAGATTGGGGATCGGCTTTTTCGAAGACCAGGAGATCCTtcatttgatgatgtttttgcaGATGACTACAACAAAAAGAACAACATTCATCCCTCAATCCATGAACATGAGAAAGAtgaattataa